A stretch of DNA from Cryptomeria japonica chromosome 4, Sugi_1.0, whole genome shotgun sequence:
ACAAAATAGTTGTATTAATAAATTTCTTGAAATCATAAATAtttaacaaaaaaacaacaacatcAACTTCGACTAAATTCTTACTATCAAACTCAATATCAACTATATTAATCAACAAACCTTATTATTTACAAAAGTACACACAAATAGTGACCACTACAAAATAAACTTTTTTAATCTCTTGTATCATAGTTGCAAAGTACCCTACAAACCAAACAGGAACCAGAGCTAGGGAGACGAAAGGTCACTGGAACTTCCAGGCGCATCATACCAGATAGATGGAACCAATCTATCTAATAAATCATGGAAACTTTCTAGTTGAGGGCGACTTGTTCTCATCTCCCACTCATCTTTGATAATCTTCAAAAAGCTTAACGCCTCTGTGATGGTGAGTCGTGCCTGGGGTGAATCTTCCGAACACCACAAACCAATGCGTAACAATTTTTTGACTACTAGATTTCGGTTGTCATCAAACATGACATTGAGATCCAACCTCTGGTCAACTATATCCATTATTCTATCTTGAAATGCATTACTCACCCACTTGCGGAGGGTAAAATTCCCTTGAAACATGGGGTGAGTGGGCTTCTTTGATGTCAGCATTTCCAATAACAAAATGCCATAGCTATAAACATCTCCTCGAGTAGAAACCCTTCCATTCACCCCATACTCTGCAATCGATCAAATGAAATAATTAGAAATATTCGAATCTGAATACTACAGGAGGGAAATCCCATGATAAAGATAGCATACCTGGTGCGATATATCCTACAGTGCCTTTCAAACCTCTGAAATTAGCAAGTTCGAGGGAACTTTGGCCCTTTAATTTGGCTATTCCAAAATCTGACAAATAGGCCGTGAGGTCTTCGTCTAAAAGCACGTTGCTTGGTTTTATATCACAATGCACTATTTGCTGACCacactgatgatgaagatattcaatGGCATGAGCTATATCCAAGGCTATGTTTAGTCGTTCCTCGAGTCCCAATGCACGAGAAGAATGATTTCGGGGATACAAATGACTTTCTAAGCTTCCATTACACATGAGTCTAAACAATAAACACATGAAGGTTTCGGTGGAACTGGAACATGTGGTTATAATTTTAACCACGTTTCGATGTCGAATGTGTCTCAGTGCATTACATTCCGCTGTGAAATTATTGCGGGCGTTCTTTTTGGTTGAATCCAAAACCTTCACTGCAACTTCCCTGCCATCATCCAAAATCCCTTTATAGACGGATCCAAAATTGCCCCTTCCCAGCAAGTTGTCGTCGCTGAATCCTGCTGTTGCTCGCTTAATTTCTTTGTAGGAGATTTTTCCATTTGTAAATTGCTGCAAAGTCCAAAGGTAGGTCCTTATATCCAGCTTCTTTGTCCACACGAAtcccaaaataaatataaaagcagTAAGACAAAATGCCCCAGCGGCTGTTTCTCCCATTACTTTTCTCGATAGCCGGGTTTCCTTGAAACTGTTTTTCCTTCCACATGCAGGGAAGGAGGATACAACTACACTACTATTTACAAAAAATCTTCTTTCATCCTCATCTACTGCTAGACAATTGAATGAGAAATTTAAGATACGAAGGAATTTCAAGCCTTTGAGAGACAGAGGCATTGTACCtgaaaggaagttggaagaaagATCCAAATATCTCAGATTTTTTAGATTGCCAAGTGGATTGGGAACTGAACCTTCTAAGCCATTTCTTGATAAGTTCAGATACTGCAATGCAGTGCAGTTTCCAAGGGTCTGTGGAATCACACCATTCAACCTGTTGTGGGAAATGTCTATTGCTCGAACACTCACAAGCTTACCAATCTCTTGAGGCAGAGCACCCTGTAGATAATTGAATGACAGGTTCACATAAAATTTTATGCGAAAGAGATTACCAAGTTCCTGTGGTATGCTCCCAATAAGAGAATTGTGAGACAAGTCCAGAACTTGCAATTTTGTGCAGTAGCCTAAACTGACCGGTATCACATCTGACAAGTGGTTATGG
This window harbors:
- the LOC131079278 gene encoding putative leucine-rich repeat receptor-like serine/threonine-protein kinase At2g24130 isoform X2; the protein is MGLQGSISSSLANLSYIETIDLSANALNGSIPPLMGSLSQLKHLSLRGNRLGGTTPSSLVSLSALVHLDLARNMLSGQIPNHIANLTNLTLLDLSANHLNGTIPSLKGLQNLERLFLQKNQFVGAIPDEFGHLEQLYILKISHNKLSGRIPQSICNLGRLKGLFLHHNHLSDVIPVSLGYCTKLQVLDLSHNSLIGSIPQELGNLFRIKFYVNLSFNYLQGALPQEIGKLVSVRAIDISHNRLNGVIPQTLGNCTALQYLNLSRNGLEGSVPNPLGNLKNLRYLDLSSNFLSGTMPLSLKGLKFLRILNFSFNCLAVDEDERRFFVNSSVVVSSFPACGRKNSFKETRLSRKVMGETAAGAFCLTAFIFILGFVWTKKLDIRTYLWTLQQFTNGKISYKEIKRATAGFSDDNLLGRGNFGSVYKGILDDGREVAVKVLDSTKKNARNNFTAECNALRHIRHRNVVKIITTCSSSTETFMCLLFRLMCNGSLESHLYPRNHSSRALGLEERLNIALDIAHAIEYLHHQCGQQIVHCDIKPSNVLLDEDLTAYLSDFGIAKLKGQSSLELANFRGLKGTVGYIAPEYGVNGRVSTRGDVYSYGILLLEMLTSKKPTHPMFQGNFTLRKWVSNAFQDRIMDIVDQRLDLNVMFDDNRNLVVKKLLRIGLWCSEDSPQARLTITEALSFLKIIKDEWEMRTSRPQLESFHDLLDRLVPSIWYDAPGSSSDLSSP
- the LOC131079278 gene encoding putative leucine-rich repeat receptor-like serine/threonine-protein kinase At2g24130 isoform X1; translated protein: MWDKMSTFPLLLSFLFCLVSSDCSTTDGFNHWQEQQSLLDVKASLIFPPNHSLSNWTVDIPFCNWAGVICDRQQDRVVSLNLSAMGLQGSISSSLANLSYIETIDLSANALNGSIPPLMGSLSQLKHLSLRGNRLGGTTPSSLVSLSALVHLDLARNMLSGQIPNHIANLTNLTLLDLSANHLNGTIPSLKGLQNLERLFLQKNQFVGAIPDEFGHLEQLYILKISHNKLSGRIPQSICNLGRLKGLFLHHNHLSDVIPVSLGYCTKLQVLDLSHNSLIGSIPQELGNLFRIKFYVNLSFNYLQGALPQEIGKLVSVRAIDISHNRLNGVIPQTLGNCTALQYLNLSRNGLEGSVPNPLGNLKNLRYLDLSSNFLSGTMPLSLKGLKFLRILNFSFNCLAVDEDERRFFVNSSVVVSSFPACGRKNSFKETRLSRKVMGETAAGAFCLTAFIFILGFVWTKKLDIRTYLWTLQQFTNGKISYKEIKRATAGFSDDNLLGRGNFGSVYKGILDDGREVAVKVLDSTKKNARNNFTAECNALRHIRHRNVVKIITTCSSSTETFMCLLFRLMCNGSLESHLYPRNHSSRALGLEERLNIALDIAHAIEYLHHQCGQQIVHCDIKPSNVLLDEDLTAYLSDFGIAKLKGQSSLELANFRGLKGTVGYIAPEYGVNGRVSTRGDVYSYGILLLEMLTSKKPTHPMFQGNFTLRKWVSNAFQDRIMDIVDQRLDLNVMFDDNRNLVVKKLLRIGLWCSEDSPQARLTITEALSFLKIIKDEWEMRTSRPQLESFHDLLDRLVPSIWYDAPGSSSDLSSP